A genomic region of Lytechinus pictus isolate F3 Inbred chromosome 2, Lp3.0, whole genome shotgun sequence contains the following coding sequences:
- the LOC129254365 gene encoding uncharacterized protein LOC129254365: MSSFLSASESGSSTSPSLSFQMVISGIKKMYPAVKNISTAEVEELLRPEEAQSGLVIVDARPEAEYNVSHIPSAVRIDPGNQNMDDVKKIIQDQLVKDDSASLDNKPIQVVMYCSVGYRSSALANRLRQALKAEKDKTDTATNHSISQPTEPSKEKCPRIRVFNMEGCLFKWANEGRQMVDGRGNITEFVHPYSIMWGQLISKDIRRWEGPRM; encoded by the exons CTAGTGAGAGTGGTTCTTCCACCAGTCCATCATTGAGCTTTCAGATGGTCATTAGTGGGATTAAGAAGATGTATCCTGCAGTAAAGAATATTTCCACAGCGGAGGTGGAGGAACTCTTGAGACCCGAAGAGGCACAGTCAGGACTTGTAATCGTG GATGCAAGACCTGAAGCAGAATACAATGTCAGTCACATCCCTTCAGCTGTGAGGATTGATCCAGGGAACCAGAACATGGATGATGTCAAGAAGATTATTCAAGATCAACTCGTCAAAG atgattcAGCTAGTCTTGATAACAAACCCATCCAAGTTGTCATGTACTGTTCTGTTGGCTATAGATCATCGGCATTGGCAAACAGACTGAGGCAAGCACTCAAAGCTGAGAAGGACAAGACAG ATACTGCTACAAACCATTCAATTTCACAGCCAACAGAACCCTCTAAAGAGAAATGTCCAAGGATCAGAGTCTTCAATATGGAGGGCTGTCTATTCAAGTGGGCCAATGAGGGCCGTCAGATGGTGGATGGGCGAGGCAACATAACAGAGTTTGTTCACCCCTACAGTATCATGTGGGGTCAGCTGATCAGTAAGGATATTAGGAGGTGGGAGGGGCCTCGTATGTAA